The following are encoded together in the Erpetoichthys calabaricus chromosome 16, fErpCal1.3, whole genome shotgun sequence genome:
- the slirp gene encoding SRA stem-loop-interacting RNA-binding protein, mitochondrial: MSAASRKAFEVFVSKIPWTVATKELKEYFGQFGNVRKCLLLFDKETGFHRGFCWIGFSNEEGLRNALQKDPHVLEGTKLLVQRNRKVVFERRDK; this comes from the exons ATGTCAGCGGCCAGTCGTAAAGCATTCGAGGTTTTCGTCTCTAAAATTCCTTGGACAGTGGCTACCA AGGAATTGAAGGAATACTTTGGACAGTTTGGAAATGTgaggaaatgtctgctattattT GATAAGGAGACAGGtttccacagaggtttctgctggATTGGATTTTCAAATGAAGAAGGTCTTCGAAATGCACTTCAGAAAGATCCTCATGTTCTAGAAGGCACTAAG ctgctTGTCCAAAGAAACAGGAAAGTCGTCTTTGAGCGAAGAGACAAGTAA